The following proteins are encoded in a genomic region of Doryrhamphus excisus isolate RoL2022-K1 chromosome 6, RoL_Dexc_1.0, whole genome shotgun sequence:
- the wash1 gene encoding WASH complex subunit 1 isoform X2, producing the protein MVRMTQKHCLEGQVYSVPLIQPDLRREEAVHQIADALFYLETISTDIFRRVSESVEKNRQHMRSVTDRIRLVQARVDRIKGSKKATKVFSSAKYPAPDRLQDYSSIFTGAGDPSLQARPRQRIQNKLRPFDEKTLQEKLVYFPVCVGNKKKSEDETEEGLGSLPRNVSSVSSLLLFNTTENLYKKYVFLDPLAGAVTKTHTTIETEKAEKPFDAPLSITKREQLERLTAENYFYVPDLGQVPEIDVPSYLPDLPGIADDLSYSADLGPGFAPSGPIHIMPELPSFSVESNTEGFQPNAPPPPPPPPPPPLEPAQATTAGVPPPPPPPPPPPPPSETSTDGSRVPNSGPVSGAPSEVVEPSDGRASLLESIRNAGGIGKAKLRNVKERKMEKKKQKEQEQVGATSSGGDFMSDLFNKLAMRRKGISGKVPSGGESNDAPTGAGGAFARMSDVIPPLPSPHTTADDEDWEV; encoded by the exons ATGGTCAG GATGACCCAGAAGCACTGCCTGGAGGGTCAGGTTTACTCAGTGCCTCTCATCCAGCCAGACCTGAGGAGAGAGGAGGCTGTTCATCAGATAGCAGATGCCTTATTCTACCTGGAGACCATCTCTACAGATATTTTTAGGCG GGTGTCAGAGAGTGTAGAGAAAAACCGGCAGCATATGCGGAGTGTCACTGACCGTATCCGTCTTGTTCAGGCGCGTGTTGACAGGATCAAAGGCAGTAAAAAGGCCACCAAA GTGTTCTCCAGTGCCAAGTACCCAGCCCCAGACAGACTCCAAGACTACTCGTCTATCTTCACCGGAGCGGGTGACCCTTCGCTACAAGCCCGTCCTCGACAGAGGATACAGAACAAACTTCGACCCTTTGACGAGAAAACCTTACAg GAGAAGTTGGTCTACTTCCCGGTGTGCGTAGGCAATAAGAAGAAGTCTGAGGATGAAACAGAGGAAGGGCTGGGCAGTCTGCCTCGCAACGTGTCCTCCGTCAGCTCCCTGTTGCTTTTTAATACCACAGAGAACCT aTATAAGAAGTATGTATTCCTCGATCCTCTGGCGGGAGCTGTGACAAAGACACACACGACGATAGAAACTGAAAAAGCGGAGAAGCCTTTTGATGCTCCTTTGTCCATCACAAAGAGAGAACAGCTGGAGAGACTG ACGGCAGAAAACTATTTCTATGTACCAGACCTGGGTCAGGTGCCCGAAATTGACGTCCCTTCGTACCTGCCAGACCTCCCTGGCATTGCAGATGACCTGTCTTACAGTGCCGACCTGGGTCCTGGTTTTGCCCCATCCGGACCAATACACATCATGCCTGAGCTGCCGTCCTTCTCAGTGGAAAGCAACACAGAAG GGTTCCAACCTAatgctccacctcctcctcctccaccgccACCACCTCCCCTTGAACCTGCCCAAGCTACTACAGCCGGAGTgcctcctccaccaccacctcctcctccccctcctcctccttcagaaACATCCACAGACGGCTCCAGAGTTCCTAACTCAG GCCCAGTGTCCGGTGCCCCCAGCGAGGTGGTTGAGCCGTCAGACGGCAGGGCCAGCCTCCTGGAGTCCATCCGCAACGCCGGAGGCATTGGCAAAGCCAAGTTACGAAACGTAAAAGAACGCAAGATGGAGAAGAAGAAACAGAAGGAGCAGGAGCAAG TCGGAGCGACATCAAGTGGTGGCGACTTCATGTCTGATCTCTTCAACAAGCTTGCCATGCGCAGGAAAG GTATTTCTGGCAAGGTTCCATCAGGTGGAGAGTCAAATGATGCTCCCACCGGAGCCGGTGGCGCCTTTGCAAGAATGTCAGACGTCATCCCACCACTTCCCTCCCCACATACAACAGCAGACGATGAAGACTGGGAGGTGTGA
- the wash1 gene encoding WASH complex subunit 1 isoform X1 — MVRMTQKHCLEGQVYSVPLIQPDLRREEAVHQIADALFYLETISTDIFRRVSESVEKNRQHMRSVTDRIRLVQARVDRIKGSKKATKVFSSAKYPAPDRLQDYSSIFTGAGDPSLQARPRQRIQNKLRPFDEKTLQEKLVYFPVCVGNKKKSEDETEEGLGSLPRNVSSVSSLLLFNTTENLYKKYVFLDPLAGAVTKTHTTIETEKAEKPFDAPLSITKREQLERLTAENYFYVPDLGQVPEIDVPSYLPDLPGIADDLSYSADLGPGFAPSGPIHIMPELPSFSVESNTEGFQPNAPPPPPPPPPPPLEPAQATTAGVPPPPPPPPPPPPPSETSTDGSRVPNSGPVSGAPSEVVEPSDGRASLLESIRNAGGIGKAKLRNVKERKMEKKKQKEQEQAVGATSSGGDFMSDLFNKLAMRRKGISGKVPSGGESNDAPTGAGGAFARMSDVIPPLPSPHTTADDEDWEV, encoded by the exons ATGGTCAG GATGACCCAGAAGCACTGCCTGGAGGGTCAGGTTTACTCAGTGCCTCTCATCCAGCCAGACCTGAGGAGAGAGGAGGCTGTTCATCAGATAGCAGATGCCTTATTCTACCTGGAGACCATCTCTACAGATATTTTTAGGCG GGTGTCAGAGAGTGTAGAGAAAAACCGGCAGCATATGCGGAGTGTCACTGACCGTATCCGTCTTGTTCAGGCGCGTGTTGACAGGATCAAAGGCAGTAAAAAGGCCACCAAA GTGTTCTCCAGTGCCAAGTACCCAGCCCCAGACAGACTCCAAGACTACTCGTCTATCTTCACCGGAGCGGGTGACCCTTCGCTACAAGCCCGTCCTCGACAGAGGATACAGAACAAACTTCGACCCTTTGACGAGAAAACCTTACAg GAGAAGTTGGTCTACTTCCCGGTGTGCGTAGGCAATAAGAAGAAGTCTGAGGATGAAACAGAGGAAGGGCTGGGCAGTCTGCCTCGCAACGTGTCCTCCGTCAGCTCCCTGTTGCTTTTTAATACCACAGAGAACCT aTATAAGAAGTATGTATTCCTCGATCCTCTGGCGGGAGCTGTGACAAAGACACACACGACGATAGAAACTGAAAAAGCGGAGAAGCCTTTTGATGCTCCTTTGTCCATCACAAAGAGAGAACAGCTGGAGAGACTG ACGGCAGAAAACTATTTCTATGTACCAGACCTGGGTCAGGTGCCCGAAATTGACGTCCCTTCGTACCTGCCAGACCTCCCTGGCATTGCAGATGACCTGTCTTACAGTGCCGACCTGGGTCCTGGTTTTGCCCCATCCGGACCAATACACATCATGCCTGAGCTGCCGTCCTTCTCAGTGGAAAGCAACACAGAAG GGTTCCAACCTAatgctccacctcctcctcctccaccgccACCACCTCCCCTTGAACCTGCCCAAGCTACTACAGCCGGAGTgcctcctccaccaccacctcctcctccccctcctcctccttcagaaACATCCACAGACGGCTCCAGAGTTCCTAACTCAG GCCCAGTGTCCGGTGCCCCCAGCGAGGTGGTTGAGCCGTCAGACGGCAGGGCCAGCCTCCTGGAGTCCATCCGCAACGCCGGAGGCATTGGCAAAGCCAAGTTACGAAACGTAAAAGAACGCAAGATGGAGAAGAAGAAACAGAAGGAGCAGGAGCAAG CAGTCGGAGCGACATCAAGTGGTGGCGACTTCATGTCTGATCTCTTCAACAAGCTTGCCATGCGCAGGAAAG GTATTTCTGGCAAGGTTCCATCAGGTGGAGAGTCAAATGATGCTCCCACCGGAGCCGGTGGCGCCTTTGCAAGAATGTCAGACGTCATCCCACCACTTCCCTCCCCACATACAACAGCAGACGATGAAGACTGGGAGGTGTGA